The Daphnia carinata strain CSIRO-1 chromosome 2, CSIRO_AGI_Dcar_HiC_V3, whole genome shotgun sequence genome has a segment encoding these proteins:
- the LOC130685913 gene encoding unc-112-related protein-like, which translates to MIADGHLVGDGSWELKVLVTDLAVERCLRVKGDLHIGGVMLRLVEELDIAADWSDHALWWPTRNCWLSRTRSTLDQYGVQADAILHFTPMHKTLRVQLPDLRYLDCRVDFSVKTFNAVVTLCKELGIRHPEELSFAKPLESDDLRYNYRERETNSHKKRSVANNSADTNTFIGHHGNSTHSSNNSLDNIKATSGCTPVLPNTTINRSPAPVPTPISSPVNSGTWRKNSPYSTPGSNGHNMTPSIFDLTANNSLNTTANGSFSNLDMSLALSPATPSQEARSKLLRPKNLIERARLNVAWLDSSLSIMEQGVREYSTLLLRYKFYSFYDLNPKYDAVRINQIYEQAKWQLLNEEIDCTEEEMLMFGALQLQINLQSARPQPLSEARDGDDDIDAALSDLQDTLEGTHVHSNASDITSIPELSDYLRYMKPKRFTLKGFKRYWFVCKDLQLFAFKNRGDSGSGPAHQIPLRGCEVTPDVNLSQDKFGIRLEVPGPDGMSEMWIRCDSEAQYAKWMAACRLAAKGKTMADASYDAEVKSILAFLAMQKPAPAPAINPSSLDIQPDDYVAPRFIRKLKNKSCAGCTGTQADKSVSTRILEAHTNVKDLTLTEAKLNYIKAWQSLPEYGVSLFVVKFMGQRKEELLGVAFNRLMRMDMTTGDHIKTWRFNTMKAWNVNWEVKHMMVQFEEENVIFSCLSADCKVVHEFIGGYIFLSMRSKEANQTLNEELFHKLTGGWS; encoded by the exons ATATTGCGGCTGATTGGTCGGATCACGCGCTTTGGTGGCCCACGCGAAACTGCTGGCTATCGCGGACCCGTTCGACGCTGGACCAGTATGGCGTCCAAGCGGATGCCATATTGCATTTCACGCCCATGCACAAAACGCTTCGCGTCCAGCTGCCCGATTTGCGCTACTTGGACTGCCGCGTTGATTTCAGCGTGAAAACGTTCAATGCCGTCGTCACGCTGTGCAAGGAGCTCGGCATCAGACATCCGGAAGAATTGTCTTTCGCCAAACCGTTGGAATCGGACGATTTGCGTTACAATTATCGCGAACGCGAAACGAACTCGCACAAGAAGAGATCTGTAGCCAACAATTCGGCTGATACCAATACTTTTATCGGACATCACGGCAATTCGACTCACAGTTCCAACAACAGTCTGGACAACATTAAGGCCACCTCCGGATGTACACCCGTCCTGCCCAACACGACCATCAATCGGTCCCCTGCTCCTGTCCCCACGCCCATCAGCTCGCCAGTTAAT TCGGGCACGTGGAGAAAAAATTCACCTTATTCAACGCCGGGTAGCAACGGGCACAATATGACGCCATCCATCTTTGACTTGACGGCCAACAACAGCCTCAACACTACGGCCAATGGCAGTTTTTCTAATTTGGATATGTCTCTGGCTCTCAGTCCGGCCACGCCCAGTCAAGAGGCAAGATCTAAACTTCTGCGACCCAAAAATCTGATTGAGCGTGCCCGTCTTAATGTGGC tTGGTTGGATTCTTCCTTGTCCATTATGGAGCAGGGAGTCAGAGAGTACAGCACTTTGTTGTTACGCTACAAGTTTTACTCTTTCTACGATTTGAATCCGAAATACGACGCTGTTCGCATCAATCAAATTTATGAGCAAGCCAAATGGCAATTACTTAACGAAGAAATTGATTGCACCGAAGAAGAGATGCTCATGTTTGGAGCTCTTCAACTTCAAATTAACTTACAAAGCGCACGCCCGCAGCCTTTGAGCGAGGCTCGTGACGGCGACGACGACATCGACGCCGCCCTCAGCGATCTCCAGGACACGCTGGAAGGGACGCACGTTCACAGCAATGCCAGTGACATCACTTCCATACCAGAGTTATCAGATTACCTTCGTTACATGAA GCCAAAGCGTTTCACATTGAAGGGGTTTAAACGTTATTGGTTCGTCTGTAAGGACTTGCAACTATTTGCGTTCAAGAATCGAGGAGATTCGGGTTCGGGACCGGCTCACCAAATCCCATTACGAGGTTGCGAAGTCACGCCGGATGTCAATCTGTCGCAAGATAAATTTGGCATCCGGTTGGAAGTGCCTGGACCGGATGGTATGTCCGAAATGTGGATCCGGTGCGATTCC GAAGCACAATACGCCAAATGGATGGCGGCCTGCCGTCTGGCGGCCAAAGGTAAAACGATGGCCGACGCTTCGTACGACGCCGAAGTCAAGTCGATTTTAGCCTTCTTGGCAATGCAGAAGCCAGCTCCAGCACCGGCCATTAATCCGTCATCACTGGACATCCAGCCAGATGATTATGTCGCTCCCCGTTTCATCCGTAAACTCAAAAATAAG TCGTGCGCTGGGTGCACTGGAACGCAGGCTGATAAATCG GTATCGACGCGGATCCTGGAAGCACACACCAACGTCAAAGACTTGACGCTAACCGAGGCCAAATTGAATTATATTAAAG CTTGGCAATCGTTGCCCGAGTACGGCGTCTCGCTGTTTGTCGTCAAATTCATGGGCCAGCGTAAAGAGGAACTGCTGGGCGTGGCCTTTAATCGATTGATGCGGATGGACATGACGACGGGCGATCACATCAAAACATGGCGCTTCAACACTATGAAG GCCTGGAACGTCAACTGGGAGGTGAAACACATGATGGTacaatttgaagaagaaaacgtcaTCTTTAGCTGTTTATCGGCCGACTGCAAAGTTGTTCACGAATTCATCGGTGGTTACATCTTTTTGTCAATGCGCTCCAAAGAAGCCAACCAAACTCTCAACGAAGAGCTCTTCCACAAATTGACGGGCGGCTGGTCCTAG